Proteins from one Larus michahellis unplaced genomic scaffold, bLarMic1.1 SCAFFOLD_309, whole genome shotgun sequence genomic window:
- the CYB5D1 gene encoding cytochrome b5 domain-containing protein 1 yields PVLRERPGDPELRPLREAAGTDVTHWFDPQSGEPLSRRDPRSGLPRLLLPGAPPPEPRSDHAPPRGAPWWRDPRLEVGHVTAAPRLLRLRNALTGQEHVIQACGEQAGGLVERALPWNAHGGGYAWRCGGAPLPLDGPPPAPAPDGSAPTLLLHFADDFRKE; encoded by the exons CCGGTGCTGCGGGAGCGGccag gtgaccccGAGCTGCGCCCGCTCCGGGAGGCTGCCGGCACCGACGTCACCCACTGGTTCGACCCCCAGAGCGGGGAG ccgctgtCCCGCCGCGACCCCCGCTCGGGGCTGCCCCGCCTCCTCCTGCCGGGGGCGCCCCCCCCGGAGCCGCGCTCCGACCACGCCCCCCCGCGGGGCGCCCCCTGGTGGCGGGACCCGCGGCTGGAGGTGGGGCACGTgaccgccgccccccgcctgcTGCGGCTGCGCAACGCGCTCACGGGGCAGGAGCACGTGATccag gcctGCGGGGAGCAGGCGGGGGGGCTGGTGGAGCGAGCGCTGCCCTGGAACGCGCACGGGGGGGGCTACGCCTGGCGCTGCGGGGGGGCCCCGCTGCCCCTCGacgggccccccccggcccccgcccccgaCGGCTCCGCACCCACCCTCCTCCTGCACTTCGCCGACGACTTCCGCAAGGAATGA